Proteins from one Gorilla gorilla gorilla isolate KB3781 chromosome 11, NHGRI_mGorGor1-v2.1_pri, whole genome shotgun sequence genomic window:
- the LOC101124418 gene encoding LOW QUALITY PROTEIN: cTAGE family member 9-like (The sequence of the model RefSeq protein was modified relative to this genomic sequence to represent the inferred CDS: inserted 1 base in 1 codon), translated as MEEPGATPRPYLGLVLEELRRIVAALPESMRQDSNPYGFPCELVVCAAVVGFFVVLLFLWRSFRSVRSRLYVGREKKLGEMLSGLIEEKCKLLEKFSLIQKEYEGYEVQSSLEDASFEKAAAEARSLEATREKLNRSNSELEDEILCLEIELKEEKSKHSQQDELMVDISKRIQSLEDESKSLKSQIAEAKIICKILPMTEERRAIAIKDALSENSQLQESQKQLLQEAEVWKEQVTELNKQKITFEDSKVYAEQVLNDKENHIKTLTGHLLKMKDQAAMLEEDTTDDDNLELEVNSQLENGAYLDDPPKGALKKLIHAAKLNVSLKALEGERNHIIIQLSEVDKTKXELTEHIKNLQTQQASLQSENIYFESENQKLQQKLKIMTELYQENEMTLHRKLTIEENYRIEEEKLSKVEEKISHVTEELETYRKLAKDLEEELERTVHFYQKQVISYEKKGHDNWLAARTAERNLNDLRKENAHNKQKLTETEFKFELLEKDPNAPDVSNTAFGRERSPYGPSPLGQPSSETRAFLSPQTLLEDPLRLSPVLSGGGGSPSSPGNPLDHQITNKRGEPSCDRSTDAHRAPSDTGSLSSPWEQDRRMMFPPPGQSYPDSALPPQREDRFYSNCDGLSGPAELRSFNMPCLDKMDGSMPSEMESTRNDAKDDPGSLNAPDSSLPAENEATSPGFIPPRLAAISGPLFPVDTRGLFTRRGPPFPQPPPGTMFGASRGYFLSRDFPGPPHAPFAMRNIYPPRGLPPYFHPSPGFYPNPTF; from the exons ATGGAGGAGCCCGGCGCTACCCCTCGGCCCTACTTGGGGCTGGTCTTGGAGGAGCTACGCAGAATTGTGGCAGCACTACCTGAGAGTATGAGACAAGATTCGAATCCTTATGGTTTTCCATGCGAACTGGTGGTATGTGCAGCTGTtgttggattttttgttgttctcCTTTTTTTGTGGAGAAGTTTTAGATCGGTTAGGAGTCGGCTTTAtgtgggaagagagaaaaaacttGGTGAAATGCTTTCTGGACTaattgaagaaaaatgtaaactacTTGAAAAATTTAGCCTTATTCAAAAAGAGTATGAAGGCTATGAAGTACAGTCATCTTTAGAGGATGCCAGCTTTGAGAAGGCGGCAGCAGAAGCACGAAGTTTGGAGGCAACCCGTGAAAAGCTGAACAGGTCCAATTCTGAACTTGAGGATGAAATCCTCTGTCTAGAAATAgagttaaaagaagagaaatctaaacatTCTCAACAAGATGAACTGATGGTGGATATTTCAAAAAGGATACAATCTCTAGAAGATGAGTCAAAATCCCTCAAATCACAAATAGCTGAAGCCAAAATCATCTGCAAGATTCTTCCAATGACTGAAGAACGACGGGCGATAGCAATAAAAGATGCTTTGAGTGAAAATTCTCAACTTCAGGAAAGCCAGAAACAGCTTTTGCAAGAAGCTGAAGTATGGAAAGAACAAGTGACTGAacttaataaacagaaaataacatttgaaGACTCCAAAGTATATGCAGAACAAGTtctaaatgataaagaaaatcacATCAAGACTCTGACTGGACACTTGCTAAAGATGAAAGATCAGGCTGCTATGCTTGAGGAAGACACAACGGATGATGATAACTTGGAATTAGAAGTGAACAGTCAATTGGAAAATGGTGCTTACTTAGATGATCCTCCCAAAGGAGCTTTGAAGAAACTGATTCATGCTGCTaagttaaatgtttctttaaaagccttagaaggagaaagaaaccaCATTATTATTCAGTTATCTGAAGTGGACAAAACAA GAGAGCTTACAGAGCATATTAAAAATCTTCAGACTCAACAAGCATCTTTGCAGtcagaaaacatatattttgaaagtgaGAATCAGAAGCTTCAACAGAAACTTAAAATAATGACTGAACtatatcaagaaaatgaaatgacacTCCACAGGAAATTGACAATAGAGGAAAATTACCGGATAGAGGAAGAGAAGCTTTCTAAAGTGGAAGAAAAGATCAGCCATGTCACTGAAGAGCTGGAGACCTATAGAAAGCTAGCCAAAGATCTTGAAGAAGAATTGGAGAGAACTGTTCATTTTTATCAAAAGCAGGTTATTTCCTACGAGAAAAAAGGACATGATAATTGGTTGGCAGCTCGGACTGCTGAAAGAAACCTCAatgatttaaggaaagaaaatgctcacaacaaacaaaaattaactgaaacagAGTTTAAATTTGAACTTTTAGAAAAAGATCCTAATGCACCTGATGTTTCAAATACAGCATTTGGCAGAGAGCGTTCGCCATATGGTCCCTCACCATTGGGTCAGCCTTCATCTGAAACGAGAGCTTTTCTCTCTCCTCAAACTTTGTTGGAGGATCCACTCAGACTCTCACCTGTGCTTTCAGGGGGAGGAGGAAGCCCAAGCAGCCCAGGGAACCCTCTGGACCATCAGATCACCAATAAAAGAGGAGAACCAAGCTGTGATAGGTCAACTGATGCTCACAGGGCTCCTTCTgacactgggtccctctcatctCCATGGGAACAGGACCGTAGGATGATGTTTCCTCCACCAGGACAATCATATCCTGATTCAGCTCTTCCTCCACAAAGGGAAGACAGATTTTATTCTAATTGTGATGGACTGTCTGGACCAGCAGAACTCAGAAGTTTTAATATGCCTTGTTTGGATAAAATGGATGGGTCAATGCCTTCAGAAATGGAATCCACTAGAAATGATGCCAAAGATGATCCTGGTAGTTTAAATGCACCTGATTCATCTCTCCCTGCTGAAAATGAAGCAACTAGCCCTGGCTTTATTCCTCCACGTCTTGCTGCAATCAGTGGTCCATTGTTTCCAGTGGATACAAGGGGCCTGTTCACGAGAAGAGGACCTCCTTTCCCCCAACCTCCTCCAGGAACCATGTTTGGAGCTTCACGAGGTTATTTTCTATCAAGGGATTTCCCAGGTCCACCACATGCTCCATTTGCAATGAGAAACATCTATCCACCGAGGGGTTTACCTCCTTACTTTCATCCAAGCCCTGGATTTTACCCCAACCCCACATTCTGA